One window of the Pedobacter ginsengisoli genome contains the following:
- a CDS encoding TonB-dependent receptor yields the protein MRFTKLIYSTLFFITAASLGLQAQDTKTTEKKTEEKAVTEEIEVVRPYKPILAEAVKLRRSPDLNDIKTYKAKFNYSLTDRKLELNSDINKLQAQEVVAAKQEELINNYVKGGFGSAKTIFGEAYINIGRDEAMQAGGYFQHFSQSGKLNKQQSSQQKLSIFGRSIGDVVTLSGRVNFQRNGLYFYGIDKNNPTLNPDPEKQTLNFFEAEGELVNKYTEDPDALSYALKLNGYIWSDKFNAKENSVVLNGYVNKRISKFNLGLAASTEFGSTKDELVSVGNNLLKLNPYIRLQASGVKITAGINFVQEFGAFSSTRIFPAVTADFTLIPDYLQIFGEVKGDVNRNSLKQFTDENPFLNNNITIRNSIEKLSISGGIKGTGGPGFGYKARVYHKSIEDMPLFVNNFSNFNKFDVIYDFGTMKLIGLEGELSVQVSDALKWTGKLNFEDYKPAAETQSWFKPQMRLSSDLSYVINNKVTLNASVAIQDDSKAKIYTSAPANPYYTPDPANETVVTVKGFVDLGAGVSYKINNKFSAFARANNLLNTSYSRYLHYEVIGLNVFGGISYSF from the coding sequence ATGAGATTTACTAAATTAATATATAGTACCCTTTTCTTTATCACAGCGGCATCGTTAGGATTGCAGGCTCAGGATACAAAAACTACAGAAAAGAAAACGGAAGAGAAAGCTGTTACCGAAGAAATTGAAGTTGTAAGACCTTACAAACCTATTTTAGCAGAGGCTGTTAAACTTAGAAGAAGCCCGGATCTGAATGATATTAAAACATATAAAGCTAAATTTAACTATAGCCTTACCGACAGAAAATTAGAGCTGAATTCTGACATTAATAAATTGCAGGCCCAGGAAGTAGTTGCTGCAAAGCAGGAAGAATTGATAAATAATTATGTTAAAGGTGGTTTTGGATCAGCAAAGACCATTTTTGGTGAGGCCTATATCAATATCGGACGTGATGAAGCAATGCAAGCAGGTGGATATTTTCAGCATTTTAGCCAATCAGGAAAGTTAAATAAACAACAATCAAGTCAGCAAAAGCTAAGCATTTTTGGCCGTAGCATTGGTGATGTGGTTACATTAAGTGGTCGTGTTAACTTTCAAAGAAATGGATTGTATTTTTATGGAATTGATAAGAATAACCCTACTTTAAACCCAGATCCGGAGAAACAAACCCTTAATTTCTTTGAAGCAGAGGGTGAACTGGTAAACAAGTATACCGAAGACCCTGATGCACTTAGCTATGCGCTTAAACTTAATGGATATATCTGGAGTGATAAGTTCAATGCCAAAGAAAATTCAGTTGTTTTAAACGGATATGTAAATAAGAGGATCAGTAAATTTAACCTTGGCCTTGCTGCATCTACTGAATTTGGAAGCACCAAAGATGAATTGGTAAGTGTAGGCAATAACCTCTTAAAATTGAATCCCTATATCAGATTACAGGCCAGCGGTGTAAAAATTACTGCCGGAATTAATTTTGTACAAGAATTCGGGGCATTCTCATCTACCAGAATTTTCCCTGCCGTAACTGCTGATTTTACACTAATACCTGATTACTTACAAATATTTGGAGAGGTAAAAGGCGATGTAAACCGTAACTCATTAAAACAGTTTACTGATGAGAATCCTTTCCTGAACAACAATATTACCATTAGAAATTCAATTGAAAAATTAAGTATCAGTGGTGGAATTAAAGGTACAGGTGGTCCGGGTTTTGGATATAAAGCAAGAGTATACCATAAGAGTATTGAAGATATGCCGCTGTTCGTAAACAACTTCTCAAACTTCAATAAATTTGATGTGATTTACGATTTCGGTACTATGAAACTTATTGGTCTAGAAGGTGAACTTTCTGTTCAGGTAAGTGACGCATTAAAATGGACTGGAAAGTTAAATTTTGAAGATTATAAACCTGCAGCAGAAACGCAAAGCTGGTTTAAACCTCAAATGCGTTTAAGTTCTGATCTCTCTTACGTAATCAATAACAAAGTAACCCTTAATGCCTCTGTAGCAATTCAGGATGATAGCAAAGCAAAAATTTATACTTCAGCTCCTGCTAATCCTTACTACACACCTGATCCTGCTAATGAAACTGTAGTTACAGTTAAAGGGTTTGTTGATCTGGGTGCCGGAGTATCTTACAAGATAAATAATAAGTTTTCTGCATTTGCCAGAGCAAACAATTTGCTAAACACATCATACAGCAGATACTTGCATTATGAGGTAATTGGGCTTAATGTTTTTGGAGGAATAAGCTATTCATTCTAA
- a CDS encoding tetratricopeptide repeat protein, which translates to MQKKYFFIPLLLAGGFTASYAQSSLLVNLNKNYQTGLELLDNEKYVAAAQQFKLVEQLRQKPGTQQESNSELSLLKENAKFYAAVCALELGNSDAESLFQNFIKDYPLNPNTKLAYFHVGKSYFDQKNYKKALEWFEKTDPSTLSAKQRLEYQFKQGYAYFLQNDIEKAEPLFEAVKKEKSPFQESATYYFAYINYLNKEYKTALSNFEKLKGSPTYEASYPYYITSMYYLDERYDDVLSYALPILKSSKQQYEAEMLSLIAASYFAKSDFVNAEKYFKEFYAKDKSNVKNNLFIYQYGYSLFQLKRYPESVSILEKLDTDDVYLQSGMYTLGRSFIILKNKEKARSAFFRASRLDFDKVIQEESWINYARLSYELDFNQQALDATQNFLKQFPKSRKINEAKTLLGEILLTSKNYQAAIDILEPIQSKSPEAREAYQKVTYFRGLEFYNERAFPNALSMFLRSEKFPEDKEIHALSTYWKAEASYELRKFGEAVKHFETFLGMPDADKTGVYNFANYALAYAAFENESYAKAATYYERFLAGNDKDQKTVNDAIIRLADSYFVNKSYGNALVNYNKIINARSTGEDYALFQRGMIQGLENQNEAKIGTMQDLLKQFPNSNYADDAGFETAYTYFNIGNFDKSSTDLISLVSQYPNSSYVPRALVTIGLVQYNQDKDDLALESFKKVIRDYASSEEAKQALESIKNIYVDRGDSQGFITYANSTPLGNFTVAEQDNIVFQGANNLYLKGDFKGAFEAVNAYFDKYPKAIHDKEAKFVRAESLVKLGRPLEAVADYEYILNDWTSDYTERSLVSISQLFLDQKKYNEAIVYLKRLETTADYKVHHSYAINNLLKAYDALKMPDDMIKYVQLIKESEKGSEEEKNSADLYAGKAYLLKSDTTSAVKAFNNVVSKTKTLAAAEAKYNIAALQYAKGDYKTSTKTCFDLINNMASYDYWVAKSFLLLADNYLALKDKLQAKSTLLSLIDNYEGKDDIVPTAKEKLQKIK; encoded by the coding sequence ATGCAAAAAAAATACTTTTTTATTCCGCTGTTACTAGCAGGCGGCTTTACTGCAAGTTATGCGCAGTCGAGCCTACTGGTTAACCTCAATAAAAATTATCAAACAGGCTTAGAACTGCTTGACAATGAAAAATACGTTGCTGCTGCCCAGCAATTTAAACTGGTTGAACAGCTCAGACAAAAACCCGGCACACAACAGGAAAGTAATTCTGAACTTTCTTTACTTAAAGAAAATGCTAAATTTTATGCTGCCGTTTGCGCATTAGAATTAGGCAATAGTGATGCTGAAAGCCTGTTCCAGAATTTTATAAAAGACTATCCCCTTAATCCGAATACAAAACTTGCCTACTTTCATGTAGGAAAATCTTATTTCGATCAAAAAAACTATAAGAAAGCATTAGAATGGTTCGAAAAAACAGACCCATCTACCCTTTCTGCCAAACAGCGTTTAGAATATCAATTTAAACAAGGGTATGCTTATTTTCTACAAAATGATATAGAAAAAGCTGAGCCTTTATTTGAGGCTGTTAAAAAAGAGAAATCTCCTTTCCAGGAAAGCGCAACCTACTATTTTGCTTACATCAATTACCTTAATAAAGAGTATAAAACTGCGCTAAGTAACTTTGAAAAGCTGAAAGGATCCCCAACTTATGAGGCCAGCTATCCTTACTACATTACCTCAATGTACTATCTTGATGAAAGATACGATGATGTATTATCATATGCATTACCTATCCTTAAATCTTCAAAGCAACAGTATGAGGCAGAAATGTTAAGTCTTATTGCTGCTTCTTATTTTGCAAAGTCTGATTTTGTAAATGCAGAAAAGTACTTTAAAGAGTTCTATGCCAAAGATAAATCAAATGTTAAAAATAACCTTTTCATTTATCAGTATGGCTACTCGCTATTTCAATTGAAAAGATATCCGGAATCAGTTTCTATCTTAGAAAAACTGGATACTGATGATGTGTATCTTCAAAGTGGTATGTACACTTTAGGTCGCTCTTTCATTATCCTAAAAAATAAAGAAAAAGCAAGAAGTGCTTTCTTCAGAGCATCAAGACTTGATTTTGATAAAGTTATACAAGAAGAATCGTGGATTAACTATGCAAGGCTAAGCTATGAGCTTGATTTTAACCAGCAAGCGCTTGATGCAACTCAGAACTTCCTGAAACAATTCCCTAAGTCGCGCAAAATAAACGAGGCCAAAACGTTACTGGGAGAAATTCTATTAACCAGCAAAAACTATCAGGCCGCCATAGATATACTTGAACCAATACAAAGTAAATCGCCGGAAGCAAGAGAAGCCTACCAGAAAGTAACTTACTTTAGAGGACTTGAGTTTTACAACGAACGTGCATTTCCGAATGCTTTATCAATGTTCTTACGCTCTGAAAAATTCCCTGAAGATAAAGAAATCCATGCATTGAGCACTTATTGGAAAGCTGAGGCTTCTTATGAATTAAGAAAATTTGGTGAAGCTGTTAAACATTTTGAAACTTTCCTTGGAATGCCAGATGCTGATAAAACCGGTGTATACAATTTCGCTAACTATGCACTTGCTTATGCTGCATTTGAAAACGAGAGTTACGCTAAAGCTGCTACTTATTATGAGCGCTTTTTAGCTGGTAACGACAAAGATCAAAAAACAGTTAACGATGCTATTATTAGACTAGCTGACTCTTATTTTGTGAATAAGAGCTATGGTAATGCACTCGTAAATTATAACAAGATCATCAATGCCAGATCTACCGGCGAGGATTATGCATTATTTCAGCGTGGTATGATCCAGGGATTAGAAAACCAAAACGAAGCTAAAATTGGAACTATGCAGGATTTGCTTAAGCAATTTCCTAATTCCAACTATGCTGATGATGCTGGTTTCGAAACCGCTTATACTTATTTCAATATCGGAAATTTCGATAAATCGAGTACAGATCTTATAAGCTTGGTTAGTCAATATCCTAACAGTAGTTATGTTCCAAGAGCTTTGGTAACTATAGGACTGGTACAATACAATCAGGATAAAGATGACCTGGCATTAGAATCATTTAAAAAAGTAATCAGAGATTATGCAAGTAGCGAAGAGGCAAAACAAGCTTTAGAATCTATCAAAAACATCTATGTGGATCGTGGCGATTCACAAGGTTTTATCACTTATGCCAACTCAACCCCGCTAGGTAATTTCACCGTTGCAGAACAAGATAATATAGTTTTTCAGGGAGCCAATAATCTTTATTTAAAAGGCGACTTTAAAGGCGCATTTGAAGCTGTAAATGCTTATTTTGATAAATATCCGAAAGCAATACATGATAAAGAGGCTAAGTTTGTTAGAGCCGAATCATTGGTTAAACTTGGTCGCCCGCTAGAAGCTGTTGCTGATTACGAATATATACTTAATGACTGGACAAGTGATTATACTGAACGTTCACTGGTTAGTATTTCGCAATTGTTTTTAGATCAGAAAAAATATAATGAAGCGATTGTTTATTTAAAAAGATTAGAAACAACAGCCGATTATAAAGTACACCATAGCTATGCTATAAATAACCTTCTCAAAGCTTACGATGCTCTGAAAATGCCTGATGACATGATCAAGTATGTTCAATTAATCAAGGAATCTGAAAAAGGTTCGGAAGAAGAAAAAAACAGTGCAGACCTATATGCAGGTAAGGCATATTTATTAAAATCAGATACAACAAGTGCTGTAAAGGCCTTTAATAATGTAGTTAGTAAAACTAAAACACTGGCTGCTGCCGAAGCTAAATACAATATTGCTGCGTTGCAGTATGCCAAAGGTGATTATAAAACATCAACAAAAACATGTTTTGATCTGATTAACAATATGGCATCTTATGATTATTGGGTAGCTAAATCATTCCTTTTATTAGCAGATAATTATTTAGCACTAAAGGATAAGCTTCAGGCCAAAAGTACGCTCTTAAGTCTTATAGACAATTATGAAGGCAAGGACGATATTGTTCCAACTGCCAAAGAAAAATTACAGAAAATTAAATAA
- a CDS encoding aspartate carbamoyltransferase catalytic subunit: MAAEKLSTRHLLGIKDINRNDIELIFETADNFKDVINRPIKKVPSLRDITIANIFFENSTRTKLSFELAEKRLSADVVNFAASSSSVSKGETLIDTVNNILAMKVDMVVMRHPYAGAGQFLSKHIKAQIVNAGDGAHEHPTQALLDAFSIRQKLGDVAGKKVVIVGDILHSRVAISNILCLQKLGAEVMVCGPTTLIPKHIQSLGVKVEHNLIKALNWCDVANMLRIQLERQDIKYFPSLREYAMMYGLNKQILDNLDKEIIVMHPGPINRGVEITSDVADSKQSIILEQVENGVAVRMAVLYLLASQRD, translated from the coding sequence ATGGCAGCAGAGAAATTATCAACCCGACATCTTTTAGGTATCAAAGATATTAACCGGAATGATATTGAATTGATTTTTGAAACTGCAGATAATTTTAAAGATGTAATTAACAGACCGATTAAAAAGGTTCCATCTTTAAGGGATATAACTATTGCAAATATTTTCTTTGAGAACTCTACCAGAACCAAACTTTCGTTTGAGCTGGCAGAAAAGAGACTATCTGCTGATGTAGTTAATTTTGCAGCATCTTCCTCTTCTGTAAGTAAGGGAGAGACGCTAATAGATACTGTAAATAACATCCTGGCCATGAAAGTGGATATGGTAGTAATGAGACATCCATATGCCGGAGCCGGCCAGTTTTTAAGTAAACATATTAAAGCCCAAATTGTAAATGCCGGAGATGGCGCCCATGAGCATCCTACTCAGGCTTTACTTGATGCTTTCTCCATTCGTCAGAAACTTGGAGATGTGGCTGGTAAAAAAGTAGTAATTGTTGGAGATATCCTCCACTCCAGAGTTGCCATTTCAAATATTCTTTGCCTGCAAAAGCTTGGTGCTGAAGTAATGGTATGCGGCCCTACTACCTTGATACCTAAACACATTCAAAGCCTGGGCGTAAAGGTTGAACATAACCTGATTAAAGCGCTTAACTGGTGTGATGTGGCTAATATGCTTCGCATCCAGCTGGAAAGACAAGACATTAAATATTTCCCCTCATTAAGGGAATATGCCATGATGTATGGCTTAAATAAACAGATCTTAGACAATCTGGATAAAGAAATTATTGTAATGCATCCAGGCCCTATTAACCGTGGCGTAGAGATCACCAGTGATGTTGCCGACAGTAAGCAATCAATCATTCTGGAACAGGTAGAAAACGGGGTTGCAGTAAGGATGGCGGTACTTTATTTGCTTGCCTCTCAAAGGGATTAA
- the pyrR gene encoding bifunctional pyr operon transcriptional regulator/uracil phosphoribosyltransferase PyrR, with protein sequence MQKRTLLDGQKFQITIKRLCHQLIENHIDFSNTVLIGIQPRGSYFANRVQQELSQILKKTNIKKGNLDITFFRDDFRRKDGIVSANSNTIDFIIEGQNVILIDDVLWTGRTIRAAMDALLAYGRPEKVELMVLIDRRFSRQLPIEPDYIGQQVDSLNSQKVKVSWKETEGEDKVILLSESNK encoded by the coding sequence ATGCAAAAGAGAACCCTGCTAGACGGACAAAAATTCCAAATCACAATTAAGCGACTTTGTCATCAATTAATTGAGAATCACATCGATTTTTCTAATACTGTTTTAATAGGTATACAACCAAGAGGTAGTTACTTTGCCAACAGGGTGCAACAAGAGCTTTCCCAAATTCTTAAGAAAACCAATATTAAAAAAGGTAATCTGGATATTACTTTTTTTAGAGATGACTTTAGAAGAAAGGATGGAATTGTTTCAGCAAACAGCAATACCATAGATTTTATAATTGAAGGTCAGAATGTTATCCTTATTGATGACGTATTATGGACAGGCCGAACCATTCGGGCTGCTATGGATGCATTATTAGCATATGGACGACCTGAAAAGGTTGAACTAATGGTGTTAATTGACAGGCGTTTTTCGAGACAGCTACCTATCGAACCAGATTATATTGGCCAGCAGGTAGACAGCCTAAACTCACAAAAAGTTAAGGTAAGCTGGAAGGAAACCGAAGGAGAAGACAAAGTTATCTTATTATCAGAAAGCAATAAATAG
- a CDS encoding beta-N-acetylhexosaminidase codes for MRITLSLVLLILISLKVSAQDIIPAPVEMREGSFPNERFSLDKNTVIFINTLQAQPSAQFLSDYISKHYNIHLPIITDIAKIGSRQSINLITNSTIYTNPDKYTLSVLPTIINVGSSSPQGIFYAVQSVIQLLPSGTNNTDKLAIPTVEIIDYPRFAYRGMHLDVSRHFFDVNFIKKYIDYLALHKLNYFHWHLTDDHGWRIEIKKHPKLTAISAWRNGTIIGLYPGTGNDGIRYGGYYTQEEVKEVIKYAMARYITVVPEIEMPGHNMAVLAAYPELGTTPAIPTQVAQTWGIFNKFNNVLQPREKTFSFLEDVLTEVMELFPSPYIHIGGDECSKIWWKQSAFAQKLIKEKGLKDENGLQSYFIHRMEKFVNSKGKTIIGWDEILDGGLAPNAIVMSWRGEKGGIAAAKQQHKVIMTPENSMYFNHAQFMKDDSLTAAKFLPLKTVYDYEPVPAELTPKEAEYVWGGQGNLWSEYIANPAKAEYMLFPRLDALSEVLWSPKSKRNYIDFRRRLKTQFKRYDLLKINYSKRYLTDQ; via the coding sequence ATGAGAATAACGCTTAGCTTAGTTTTACTTATCCTTATTTCCCTTAAAGTGAGTGCACAGGACATAATACCAGCACCCGTAGAAATGAGGGAAGGCTCCTTCCCTAACGAGAGATTTAGCTTAGATAAAAACACTGTAATCTTTATTAATACTTTGCAGGCACAACCTTCTGCACAGTTTTTATCAGACTACATTTCAAAACACTATAACATACATCTGCCCATAATTACTGATATTGCAAAAATTGGCTCGCGGCAATCTATAAATTTAATTACCAACAGTACCATATATACCAATCCTGACAAGTATACACTCTCTGTACTTCCGACCATAATAAACGTAGGATCCTCATCTCCTCAAGGTATATTCTACGCTGTACAAAGTGTTATACAACTCTTACCATCAGGAACCAACAATACAGATAAGTTAGCTATTCCAACTGTTGAGATTATTGACTATCCCCGCTTTGCATATAGAGGAATGCATCTTGACGTTAGCCGGCATTTTTTTGATGTTAATTTTATAAAGAAGTATATTGATTACCTAGCATTACACAAACTAAATTATTTCCATTGGCACCTAACTGATGATCATGGTTGGCGAATAGAGATTAAAAAGCACCCAAAACTTACTGCGATTAGTGCATGGCGTAACGGAACTATTATTGGTCTGTATCCTGGGACAGGGAATGATGGGATTAGATATGGTGGATATTACACACAGGAGGAAGTTAAGGAGGTAATAAAATATGCTATGGCCAGATACATTACTGTTGTTCCGGAAATAGAAATGCCCGGACATAATATGGCTGTGTTAGCCGCATACCCTGAATTAGGAACCACTCCTGCTATACCAACCCAGGTTGCGCAAACATGGGGAATTTTCAATAAATTCAATAACGTACTGCAACCGAGGGAAAAGACTTTTAGTTTTCTGGAAGATGTTTTGACGGAGGTAATGGAATTATTCCCTTCTCCATACATTCATATTGGAGGAGATGAATGCTCCAAGATCTGGTGGAAACAATCTGCATTCGCTCAAAAACTCATTAAAGAAAAAGGATTAAAAGATGAGAATGGTTTACAAAGCTATTTTATTCATAGAATGGAGAAATTTGTAAATAGTAAAGGAAAAACAATAATAGGATGGGACGAGATTTTAGATGGTGGCCTGGCCCCTAATGCAATTGTAATGAGCTGGCGCGGAGAAAAAGGCGGTATTGCAGCAGCAAAACAGCAGCATAAAGTTATTATGACTCCCGAAAATTCTATGTACTTTAATCATGCACAGTTTATGAAGGATGATTCGCTAACAGCGGCTAAATTTTTACCGCTAAAAACTGTTTATGATTATGAACCTGTACCGGCTGAACTTACGCCCAAGGAGGCGGAATATGTTTGGGGAGGACAGGGAAACCTATGGTCTGAATATATTGCAAATCCGGCTAAAGCAGAGTACATGCTTTTCCCAAGGCTGGATGCACTAAGTGAAGTGCTATGGAGCCCTAAAAGTAAGCGTAATTATATCGATTTTAGAAGAAGACTTAAAACACAATTTAAGCGATATGATTTATTAAAAATAAACTATAGTAAAAGATACTTAACTGATCAGTAA
- the rpsA gene encoding 30S ribosomal protein S1 has product MAKKQVAEKELEAKTAELQGADARLAEKETIESEADSVSIEQIKSSLATPDQDFDWDADDKVFGKYSDEDRKKFEDMYTDTFNQITQGEIISGTVVSINNKDVVLNVGFKSDGLVSTSEFRDTPDLKVGDKVDVFVEAPEDANGQLILSRKRAKTQRSWETINEALDNDRIINGFVKSRTKGGLIVDIMGVEAFLPGSQIDIKPIRDYDVYVGKTMEFKVVKINHEFKNVVVSHKILIEDDLESQKVEIVSKLEKGQVLEGTVKNITDFGVFIDLGGVDGLLHITDISWGRIEHPKEVLSLDEKINVVVLDFDDEKKRIALGLKQLTPHPWESLDANLAVGSKVKGKIVTVADYGAFLEIIPGVEGLIHVSEMSWSQNLRSPQEFLKVGDEIEAEVLTLDRDERKMSLGIKQLTQDPWQNVAERYPIGSKHTAVVKNMTNFGVFVEIEEGIDGLIHISDLSWSKKVNHPNEFTKVGDTLDVVVLELDVESRKLSLGHKQLEENPWDTFETIFTVDSIHQGTVVKVTDKGAVIALPYGVEGFVPTKHMAKEDGTTIKAEETNDFKIIEFNKDAKRIVVSHARIWEEAKAEAVAEERATKKKEAKASSNAVKKVKDSVEKSTLGDLGVLAQLKQQMEGEENKAKKS; this is encoded by the coding sequence ATGGCTAAAAAACAAGTAGCAGAAAAAGAACTAGAGGCTAAAACAGCTGAACTACAAGGCGCAGACGCTCGTCTTGCTGAAAAAGAAACCATTGAATCAGAAGCTGATTCAGTGTCGATCGAACAGATCAAATCATCATTAGCGACACCTGATCAAGATTTTGACTGGGATGCTGATGATAAAGTTTTCGGAAAATACTCTGACGAAGACCGTAAAAAGTTTGAAGACATGTATACCGATACTTTCAATCAAATCACTCAAGGTGAGATTATTAGCGGTACTGTTGTTTCAATTAACAACAAAGACGTGGTATTAAACGTTGGATTTAAATCAGACGGTTTAGTATCTACTTCTGAGTTCCGTGATACACCTGATTTGAAAGTTGGCGATAAAGTTGACGTTTTCGTGGAAGCCCCTGAAGATGCTAACGGCCAATTGATTTTATCTCGTAAAAGAGCTAAAACTCAGAGATCATGGGAAACTATCAATGAAGCTCTTGACAATGACAGAATCATCAACGGATTTGTTAAAAGCCGTACTAAAGGTGGTCTTATCGTTGACATTATGGGTGTTGAGGCTTTCTTACCAGGTTCTCAAATTGACATCAAACCTATCCGCGATTACGATGTATACGTGGGTAAAACAATGGAATTCAAAGTTGTTAAGATCAACCACGAGTTTAAAAACGTAGTTGTATCTCATAAAATCTTAATCGAGGACGACTTAGAAAGCCAAAAAGTTGAGATCGTATCTAAACTTGAAAAAGGTCAGGTTCTTGAAGGAACTGTTAAAAACATTACAGATTTCGGTGTATTCATCGATTTAGGTGGTGTTGATGGTTTACTTCACATTACTGATATTTCTTGGGGCCGCATAGAGCATCCAAAAGAAGTATTGAGCTTAGACGAAAAAATCAATGTTGTAGTTCTTGATTTTGATGACGAGAAAAAACGTATCGCATTAGGATTAAAACAATTAACTCCTCACCCTTGGGAATCTTTAGATGCTAACTTAGCTGTTGGTTCTAAAGTTAAAGGTAAAATTGTTACTGTTGCTGATTACGGTGCTTTCCTTGAAATCATCCCTGGTGTTGAAGGTCTAATTCACGTATCAGAAATGTCTTGGTCTCAAAACTTACGTAGCCCTCAGGAATTCCTGAAAGTTGGCGATGAAATCGAAGCTGAAGTTTTAACTTTAGATAGAGATGAGCGTAAAATGAGCTTAGGTATTAAACAATTAACTCAAGATCCTTGGCAAAATGTTGCTGAAAGATATCCTATCGGAAGCAAACATACTGCTGTAGTTAAAAACATGACTAACTTCGGTGTATTTGTTGAAATCGAAGAAGGTATTGATGGTTTAATCCACATCTCTGATCTTTCTTGGTCTAAAAAAGTTAACCACCCTAACGAATTCACTAAAGTTGGTGATACATTAGACGTTGTTGTTCTTGAATTAGATGTTGAAAGCCGCAAATTAAGCTTAGGTCACAAACAACTTGAAGAAAACCCTTGGGATACTTTCGAAACTATCTTCACTGTAGATTCAATCCACCAGGGAACTGTTGTTAAAGTAACTGATAAAGGCGCTGTTATTGCTCTACCATATGGTGTTGAAGGTTTCGTACCTACTAAGCACATGGCTAAAGAAGATGGTACTACTATCAAAGCTGAAGAAACTAATGATTTCAAAATCATTGAGTTTAACAAAGATGCTAAACGTATCGTTGTTTCTCATGCCCGTATCTGGGAAGAGGCTAAAGCTGAAGCTGTTGCTGAAGAAAGAGCTACTAAGAAAAAAGAAGCTAAAGCATCTAGCAATGCAGTGAAAAAAGTTAAAGATTCAGTTGAAAAATCTACATTAGGTGATTTAGGAGTGCTTGCACAATTAAAACAACAAATGGAAGGTGAAGAGAACAAAGCTAAAAAAAGCTAG
- a CDS encoding PepSY-associated TM helix domain-containing protein: MINNKKYRFKYWIGKVHLWLGLTSGLFVCFLGITGCILAFQREIEDTVQLYRYAEVRNQPLLPPSEIKKIADRALPGKEAHSIGYQDGRASIVSYFKEGEDYYWTVYVNPYSGEVLKVKDMAWDFFRVMIMGHYYLWLPPNIGQPILATATLMFTFLLFSGLVLWWPKNKAASKKRFTVKWNAKWRRVNYDLHNVFGFYMTWVLIFIAFSGLVMGFQWFAKSVYWVSSAGRQMIPFEESISKSASDAQLVALAAGKAPAEDILWAKARTDRPGFKGSMDVHPPHAKNSSVEISINPDPYTYWKADYLFYDRYTLKEIEVKHMYGKLANATAADKLARMNYDIHVGAVLGLPGKIMAFAASLIAASLPITGFLIWRGRKKKSRQSHT, translated from the coding sequence ATGATCAACAATAAGAAATACAGATTCAAATATTGGATCGGAAAAGTACATTTATGGCTCGGATTAACATCCGGGCTATTTGTGTGTTTTTTGGGCATTACTGGTTGTATACTCGCATTCCAGAGAGAGATAGAAGATACTGTACAACTATACAGATATGCTGAGGTAAGAAATCAACCTCTACTCCCTCCTTCTGAAATAAAGAAAATTGCCGACCGCGCCCTTCCCGGTAAAGAAGCACACAGTATAGGATACCAAGATGGAAGAGCCTCAATAGTATCTTATTTTAAAGAAGGCGAAGATTATTACTGGACTGTATATGTAAATCCATATTCAGGAGAGGTATTGAAAGTTAAAGACATGGCCTGGGATTTTTTCAGAGTCATGATTATGGGACATTATTATCTGTGGCTACCTCCAAATATTGGCCAGCCTATACTGGCTACTGCCACATTGATGTTTACTTTTCTATTATTTTCTGGACTGGTACTTTGGTGGCCAAAAAATAAAGCAGCAAGCAAAAAACGCTTTACGGTAAAATGGAATGCAAAATGGCGAAGGGTAAACTATGACCTGCATAATGTGTTTGGATTTTACATGACATGGGTCTTAATTTTCATCGCATTTTCTGGACTGGTTATGGGCTTTCAATGGTTTGCCAAATCAGTATATTGGGTATCTTCGGCAGGTCGCCAAATGATTCCTTTTGAAGAGAGCATCTCAAAAAGCGCTTCTGATGCGCAATTAGTCGCATTGGCGGCTGGCAAAGCTCCAGCTGAGGATATTCTTTGGGCAAAAGCCAGAACTGACAGGCCAGGTTTTAAAGGGAGCATGGATGTACATCCCCCTCATGCTAAAAACTCGTCTGTAGAAATATCAATTAATCCTGATCCATACACTTATTGGAAAGCAGACTACCTCTTTTACGATCGTTACACACTTAAGGAAATAGAGGTAAAACATATGTATGGCAAACTTGCCAATGCAACAGCAGCAGATAAGCTTGCCCGCATGAATTACGATATCCATGTTGGTGCAGTACTGGGGCTCCCGGGAAAAATAATGGCCTTTGCAGCCAGTTTAATTGCTGCCAGTTTACCAATTACCGGCTTCCTTATTTGGCGCGGACGCAAAAAGAAAAGCAGGCAATCCCACACATAG